The Vicia villosa cultivar HV-30 ecotype Madison, WI linkage group LG1, Vvil1.0, whole genome shotgun sequence genome includes a region encoding these proteins:
- the LOC131641489 gene encoding N-acylphosphatidylethanolamine synthase isoform X2, translating to MSRTMEWAARADHLRGLPRKFVIATIGSFAKTVASLINTTAVHNADTLLRLVRSRPQGVPLITVSNHMSTLDDPVMWGFKGFPIFDTKIARWVLAAEDICFRNSLYSYVFRTGKCIPITRGGGIYQEHMNEALERLNNGEWLHTFPEGKVYQDDAPIRRLKWGTASLIVRAPITPIVLPIIHHGFHECPAYISR from the exons ATGTCGCGGACGATGGAATGGGCGGCGAGAGCGGACCACCTCAGAGGCCTACCAAGAAAATTCGTAATTGCAACAATCGGCTCCTTCGCCAAAACGGTGGCATCTCTCATCAACACAACCGCCGTTCACAACGCCGACACTCTCCTCCGCCTCGTCCGCTCCAGACCCCAAGGTGTTCCCCTCATTACGGTTAGCAATCACATGTCCAC TTTGGATGATCCGGTAATGTGGGGATTCAAGGGTTTTCCAATCTTTGATACTAAGATAGCTCGATGGGTTCTTGCTGCCGAAGATATCTGTTTCAGAAATTCGCTTTATTCCTATGTTTTTCGCACTG GGAAATGCATACCTATCACAAGAGGAGGTGGAATATATCAAGAGCACATGAATGAAGCGCTTGAGCGCTTAAATAATGGAGAATGG CTGCATACTTTTCCAGAAGGAAAAGTTTATCAAGATGATGCACCTATAAGGCGATTGAAATGGGGAACTGCTAGTCTTATTGTCCGTGCTCCTATAACTCCAATTGTATTACCAATTATTCATCATGGCTTTCATGAG TGCCCTGCTTATATTTCTAGGTGA
- the LOC131645313 gene encoding uncharacterized protein LOC131645313, whose protein sequence is MPDSDHSEHSDADTYKSTADDGKDQYGTWAELFRIHARSHGVLHHIVPSIGKELPVVTDAKHEQWSTLDSTVLQWIYSTISTNLLTTILEPNSTTMEAWNRLENIFQDNQNARAITLEQECSNTRMKDFPNVSAYCQCLKMLSDQLRNIGSAVNNHRLVLQLISGLPKAYRSVATLIRQSNLLPAFYQARSMLTLEEAGMAKMANTGSHAAMHTTQPKPTKDTSQRGYRRPGNRSRSRGNQGHEGGCGNRNAPQSGAPRAPPSWSAPP, encoded by the exons ATGCCTGATTCAGACCATTCAGAACACAGTGACGCTGATACCTACAAATCCACCGCTGATG ATGGAAAAGATCAATATGGTACCTGGGCCGAGCTTTTCCGCATCCATGCTCGCTCACATGGAGTCCTGCATCACATCGTTCCATCTATCGGAAAAGAACTACCAGTTGTTACCGACGCCAAACATGAACAATGGTCCACTCTTGATTCCACCGTTCTTCAGTGGATTTATTCCACTATTTCTACCAATTTGTTGACCACTATTCTGGAACCCAACTCCACTACAATGGAAGCATGGAATCGCTTGGAAAATATTTTTCAGGACAACCAAAATGCCCGAGCTATCACTCTTGAGCAAGAGTGTTCTAACACTCGTATGAAGGATTTTCCCAATGTCTCTGCTTACTGTCAGTGTCTTAAGATGCTTTCTGATCAGTTGAGAAATATCGGCTCCGCTGTCAATAATCATCGTCTGGTCCTTCAGCTGATCTCTGGTCTCCCAAAAGCTTACCGCAGTGTTGCTACTTTGATTCGTCAGAGCAACCTTCTTCCAGCATTCTATCAGGCTCGTTCCATGCTAACTTTGGAAGAAGCCGGTATGGCTAAGATGGCAAACACGGGCTCTCATGCTGCTATGCACACTACTCAGCCGAAACCTACTAAAGACACCTCTCAGCGTGGCTACCGCCGCCCCGGCAACCGTTCTCGCTCCCGTGGAAACCAGGGTCACGAAGGGGGATGTGGTAACCGTAATGCACCTCAATCTGGAGCTCCTAGGGCCCCCCCATCTTGGTCCGCTCCTCCTTGA
- the LOC131641506 gene encoding probable apyrase 7, with protein MVFGKTSGGKGNLRISSSLQDLTSYRHLDPQYSIPTLNSINQHHQQQQQQQLLQNSTFSKTKPTQTLTPTRKKWARPVTLSICFFILLILIIYAISSLYSYHHASGKYYVVLDCGSTGTRVFVYKAEVLVQVQQTKHSSFPISVTSLRNGLQKKRNSQSGRAYDRMETEPGLDKLVHNVTGLKAALKPLLKWAMKQIPEGAHKSTSLFLYATAGVRRLPNEDSKWLLENAWSVLKGSSFVCRKEWVKIITGTEEAYFGWIALNYDNGVLGVKPRKATYGALDLGGSSLQVTFESDQSLNSETSLYVKIGSVNHHLTAYSLAGYGLNEAFDKSVAYVFKKDKVGLGGTVKHPCLQSGYKNQYTCSRCLSGEREREGESPKVNGSESVVGGGKGEVKTSVTLVGAPNWQECSAIGKVAVNLSEWSDVGQGLDCEISPCALRENLPRPLGHFYVISGFFVVYRFFNLSSEATIDDVLEKGREFCGKKWDVAKKSVAPQPFIEQYCFRAPYVASLLREGLHITDRHITVGSGGITWTLGVALLEAGKSYSTRFGLRGFDLVQMKTNPLILIPILLLSLILLCCALSCVLKWVPRFFRRQYLPLFRHSNGSSTSVLNIPSPLWFKSWSPIISGESRIKTPLSPTIAGSQDRPFGLGPGLGDNSGGIQMMESSFYPAASSVSHSYSSSNLGQMPFDSSNIGTFWSPHRSQMRLQSRRSQSREDLNSSVADPHTVKV; from the exons ATGGTCTTCGGCAAAACCTCCGGCGGCAAAGGCAACCTCCGTATCTCATCTTCTCTCCAAGATCTCACCTCCTACCGCCACCTCGATCCCCAATACTCAATCCCAACCCTCAATTCAATCAACCaacaccaccaacaacaacagcaacaacaactacTTCAGAATTCAACTTTctccaaaaccaaaccaacccaaaccTTAACCCCAACCCGTAAAAAATGGGCCAGGCCCGTCACACTCTCCATATGCTTCTTCATCCTCCTCATTCTCATCATCTACGCAATCTCATCACTTTATTCTTACCACCACGCTTCAGGTAAATACTACGTCGTTTTGGATTGTGGTAGCACCGGAACTCGTGTATTCGTTTACAAAGCCGAAGTTCTAGTTCAAGTTCAACAAACAAAACATAGTTCATTTCCGATTTCTGTAACTTCGTTGCGAAACGGTTTACAGAAAAAACGTAATTCGCAGAGTGGTCGTGCTTACGATCGAATGGAAACGGAACCGGGTCTTGATAAACTGGTTCATAATGTGACCGGTTTGAAAGCTGCTTTGAAACCGCTTCTTAAATGGGCTATGAAGCAGATTCCGGAAGGTGCTCATAAGAGTACTTCGCTTTTTCTTTATGCTACTGCTGGTGTTAGGAGGCTTCCGAATGAGGATTCGAAATGGTTGCTTGAGAATGCTTGGAGTGTTCTTAAAGGTTCTTCTTTTGTTTGTAGGAAAGAGTGGGTTAAGATTATTACTGGGACTGAGGAGGCTTATTTTGGGTGGATTGCATTGAATTATGATAATGGGGTTTTGGGGGTTAAGCCTAGGAAAGCTACTTATGGTGCACTTGATTTAGGTGGTTCTTCTTTGCAGGTTACTTTTGAGAGTGATCAAAGTTTGAATAGTGAAACTAGTTTGTATGTTAAGATTGGTTCGGTTAATCATCATTTAACGGCTTATTCTTTGGCGGGGTATGGTCTtaatgaagcttttgataaaTCGGTTGCTTATGTTTTTAAGAAAGATAAAGTTGGTTTAGGTGGAACGGTGAAACATCCTTGTTTGCAGTCGGGGTATAAGAATCAATATACGTGTTCTCGTTGTTTGTCTGGTGAGAGAGAACGGGAGGGGGAGAGTCCTAAAGTTAATGGGAGTGAGAGTGTTGTTGGTGGTGGAAAAGGTGAGGTGAAAACTTCGGTGACACTTGTTGGTGCGCCGAATTGGCAAGAATGTAGTGCGATTGGTAAGGTTGCTGTTAATTTGTCTGAATGGTCTGATGTTGGTCAGGGTCTTGACTGCGAAATTAGTCCGTGTGCTTTGCGCGAGAATCTCCCTCGCCCGTTAGGTCATTTTTACGTGATTTCTGGGTTTTTCGTGGTATATAGGTTTTTCAATTTGTCTTCTGAGGCTactattgatgatgtgttggaaaAGGGTAGGGAGTTTTGTGGGAAAAAATGGGATGTTGCGAAGAAAAGTGTTGCTCCACAGCCGTTTATTGAACAATATTGTTTCAGGGCACCTTATGTCGCTTCTTTGCTGAGAGAGGGCTTGCATATTACTGATAGACATATAACTGTTGGTTCTGGAGGTATCACTTGGACACTCGGGGTCGCTTTGTTGGAAGCTGGGAAGTCTTATTCGACCAGATTCGGGCTTCGTGGATTTGACTTGGTTCAGATGAAGACGAATCCTCTGATTCTTATTCCCATTTTGTTACTTTCTCTCATTCTTTTATGTTGTGCTTTATCATGTGTCCTCAAATGGGTACCGAGATTTTTCCGGAGGCAATATCTTCCCCTCTTCAGGCATAGCAACGGGTCCAGTACATCTGTTCTTAATATCCCGTCTCCTTTATGGTTCAAGAGTTGGAGTCCAATTATTTCTG GAGAGTCAAGAATAAAAACACCACTCAGCCCAACAATTGCAGGCTCACAAGATAGGCCATTTGGCCTGGGACCTGGTCTTGGCGATAACAGTGGAGGCATCCAGATGATGGAATCTTCCTTTTACCCGGCAGCTAGTAGTGTCTCGCACAGTTATTCCTCTTCCAATTTAGGGCAGATGCCATTTGACAGTAGTAATATAGGGACCTTCTGGTCGCCCCACAGAAGTCAGATGCGGCTGCAGAGCAGAAGATCACAATCTCGAGAAGACTTGAATTCATCAGTGGCTGATCCACACACGGTGAAGGTTTAA
- the LOC131641489 gene encoding N-acylphosphatidylethanolamine synthase isoform X1, producing the protein MSRTMEWAARADHLRGLPRKFVIATIGSFAKTVASLINTTAVHNADTLLRLVRSRPQGVPLITVSNHMSTLDDPVMWGFKGFPIFDTKIARWVLAAEDICFRNSLYSYVFRTGKCIPITRGGGIYQEHMNEALERLNNGEWLHTFPEGKVYQDDAPIRRLKWGTASLIVRAPITPIVLPIIHHGFHEVMPEKYMFGRRPPLPLCNKKINMIIGDPIEFDLPAMSEMAIAQSRNDSFPTIGWPRTSDGLDEAAQRYLYTTLSEKIRAALEKLRCYGKSFLKS; encoded by the exons ATGTCGCGGACGATGGAATGGGCGGCGAGAGCGGACCACCTCAGAGGCCTACCAAGAAAATTCGTAATTGCAACAATCGGCTCCTTCGCCAAAACGGTGGCATCTCTCATCAACACAACCGCCGTTCACAACGCCGACACTCTCCTCCGCCTCGTCCGCTCCAGACCCCAAGGTGTTCCCCTCATTACGGTTAGCAATCACATGTCCAC TTTGGATGATCCGGTAATGTGGGGATTCAAGGGTTTTCCAATCTTTGATACTAAGATAGCTCGATGGGTTCTTGCTGCCGAAGATATCTGTTTCAGAAATTCGCTTTATTCCTATGTTTTTCGCACTG GGAAATGCATACCTATCACAAGAGGAGGTGGAATATATCAAGAGCACATGAATGAAGCGCTTGAGCGCTTAAATAATGGAGAATGG CTGCATACTTTTCCAGAAGGAAAAGTTTATCAAGATGATGCACCTATAAGGCGATTGAAATGGGGAACTGCTAGTCTTATTGTCCGTGCTCCTATAACTCCAATTGTATTACCAATTATTCATCATGGCTTTCATGAG GTGATGCCAGAGAAATATATGTTTGGTAGACGGCCTCCTTTACCGCTATGCAATAAGAAGATCAACATGATTATTGGCGATCCAATTGAGTTCGACCTTCCAGCAATGAGTGAAATGGCTATTGCCCAATCTCGAAATGACTCATTCCCTACTATTGGGTGGCCACGAACTTCCGATGGTTTGGATGAGGCAGCACAGCGATATCTGTACACCACACTTTCAGAGAAAATCCGTGCTGCCTTGGAGAAACTAAGGTGCTATGGCAAAAGTTTTCTGAAGTCATAG